Proteins encoded by one window of Aliivibrio wodanis:
- the fbpC gene encoding iron(III) ABC transporter, ATP-binding protein — protein sequence MNSALSISNLTCRYHDQDILSQLSLDVESGEIVCLLGASGCGKTTLLKAIAGLLPLSEGEMNLNGKVITDSNTWLPPEQRNIGMIFQDYALFPHLTVSENIGFGLKKWEKQRAIDKVESMLHLVHLSGFGDRYPHQLSGGQQQRVAIARALASEPDLLLLDEPFSNIDTQVRHDLIKEIRRIFKAQGVTAIFVTHSREEAFAFSDKLAVMNHGVIEQFGSANDLYYSPNSRFVADFLGGGSYVSGMIGNDGNIETAVGLISCGRSTEDANKKADVLLRPQNITLYRDESGSAIVKELQFMGDTCRYVIEDDGTQLIGVSNDSLSNGEKVRVEIKPHCPIVFLQENN from the coding sequence ATGAATTCTGCATTATCTATATCTAATTTAACCTGTCGCTATCATGATCAGGATATTTTATCTCAGCTCTCTTTAGACGTTGAATCGGGTGAAATTGTTTGTTTGCTAGGTGCGAGTGGTTGCGGAAAAACCACTCTTCTAAAAGCGATTGCAGGTCTCTTGCCTCTGTCTGAAGGTGAGATGAATCTTAATGGTAAAGTGATTACCGACAGTAATACATGGTTGCCACCAGAGCAGCGAAACATAGGCATGATCTTTCAAGATTATGCGTTGTTTCCACATCTTACGGTAAGCGAAAATATCGGGTTTGGCTTAAAAAAATGGGAAAAGCAGCGAGCAATAGATAAAGTAGAATCTATGCTTCATCTTGTGCACTTAAGTGGTTTTGGGGATCGTTATCCTCATCAACTATCGGGTGGTCAGCAGCAGCGTGTCGCGATTGCAAGAGCACTCGCCAGTGAGCCTGATCTTCTGTTATTAGATGAACCATTCTCTAATATCGATACACAGGTTCGTCACGATTTAATCAAAGAGATCCGCCGTATCTTTAAAGCGCAAGGTGTGACGGCTATTTTCGTTACTCATAGCCGTGAAGAAGCATTCGCTTTCTCTGATAAATTGGCAGTAATGAACCATGGTGTGATTGAGCAATTTGGCAGTGCTAATGATTTGTATTATTCGCCAAACAGTCGCTTTGTTGCTGATTTCTTAGGTGGTGGTTCTTATGTTTCAGGTATGATTGGCAATGATGGAAACATTGAAACTGCGGTTGGTTTGATCTCTTGTGGTCGTAGTACTGAAGATGCAAATAAGAAAGCCGATGTTTTACTTCGCCCACAAAATATTACGTTATATAGAGACGAGTCTGGCAGTGCTATTGTTAAAGAATTACAATTTATGGGTGATACGTGCCGATATGTGATTGAAGATGATGGGACGCAATTGATTGGTGTTTCTAATGACTCTTTATCTAATGGTGAAAAGGTAAGAGTTGAGATTAAGCCTCATTGTCCAATCGTATTCCTTCAAGAAAATAATTAA
- a CDS encoding phosphoglucomutase/phosphomannomutase — protein sequence MIQFGTGGWRAFIGEEFTKDNVRLVAQALSNIMINEQAQEKGFVIGYDRRFLSDKAGKWFAEVVAANGIKVSFIDRFVPTPIVMFQAKEMGCIYSACITASHNPADYNGVKVFIEGGRDADEIITQKIEQQIAHLTQQDVSSVDFEEALNDGCIEIINPMNAFVDSIVNFIDMEAIKKANLRVLIDPMFGVAKNALQTVLISARCDVDVINDGENPSFGGLMPSPNAATLYRLKHLVAHDGYDIGIGTDGDADRLGIIDEKGHFIHPNEVLLLLYYYLLEYKGWKGSVVRNIATTHLLDKVAADHGEKSFEVPVGFKHISSQMEADDSLLGGESSGGLTIRGHIKGKDGVFASSLLVEMISVTGKKLSEMLDEIYAKYGYAYTAEGDCTFKASEKEALYNKIYIEKQLPEFEHEIEKVSYEDGAKVYFKNGGWVIARFSGTEPLLRIFAEMEDQLTAEKVLNEMKAFLSL from the coding sequence ATGATTCAATTTGGTACTGGCGGATGGCGTGCTTTCATTGGTGAAGAGTTCACTAAAGACAATGTACGTCTTGTCGCACAAGCGTTATCTAATATTATGATCAATGAACAAGCGCAAGAAAAAGGCTTTGTTATTGGCTATGACCGCCGCTTTCTTTCAGATAAAGCAGGTAAATGGTTTGCTGAAGTCGTCGCGGCAAACGGTATTAAAGTTAGCTTTATTGACCGATTCGTTCCAACCCCGATTGTTATGTTTCAAGCAAAAGAGATGGGATGTATTTACTCGGCTTGTATTACGGCCTCTCACAACCCTGCAGATTACAACGGCGTTAAAGTCTTCATTGAAGGCGGACGCGATGCTGATGAAATAATCACTCAAAAAATTGAACAACAAATTGCTCATTTAACGCAGCAAGATGTAAGCAGTGTTGATTTTGAAGAAGCGCTAAACGATGGTTGTATTGAGATAATTAATCCAATGAACGCATTCGTTGATTCCATCGTTAACTTTATCGATATGGAAGCCATTAAAAAAGCGAATTTACGCGTACTAATCGACCCTATGTTTGGCGTAGCAAAAAATGCCTTACAAACCGTATTAATCAGTGCTCGCTGTGATGTCGATGTTATCAATGATGGTGAAAACCCTTCGTTTGGTGGCTTAATGCCATCACCTAACGCAGCGACACTTTATCGTTTGAAACACTTGGTTGCTCATGATGGTTATGACATTGGTATTGGCACCGATGGTGATGCTGACCGTCTAGGTATCATTGATGAGAAAGGTCACTTTATTCATCCAAATGAAGTGCTATTGCTACTTTATTATTACCTACTTGAGTACAAAGGTTGGAAAGGTTCTGTTGTTCGTAATATTGCTACCACTCACCTACTAGATAAAGTCGCAGCCGATCATGGTGAAAAGAGCTTTGAGGTTCCTGTAGGCTTTAAGCATATCAGTTCACAAATGGAAGCGGATGATTCTTTACTTGGTGGTGAAAGCTCGGGTGGCTTAACTATTCGTGGCCACATTAAAGGTAAAGATGGCGTATTCGCTTCAAGTTTACTCGTTGAAATGATCAGTGTGACGGGTAAAAAACTCTCTGAAATGCTTGATGAAATTTATGCTAAATATGGTTATGCCTACACTGCCGAAGGCGACTGTACATTCAAAGCAAGTGAAAAAGAAGCGCTGTACAATAAAATTTATATTGAAAAACAACTGCCTGAATTTGAACATGAAATTGAAAAAGTGAGCTATGAAGATGGCGCTAAAGTTTATTTCAAAAATGGTGGCTGGGTAATTGCTCGATTCTCAGGAACAGAGCCGTTACTAAGAATTTTTGCTGAGATGGAAGACCAATTAACAGCAGAAAAAGTGTTGAATGAAATGAAAGCTTTCCTTTCTCTTTAG
- the chbP gene encoding chitobiose phosphorylase (glycosyl transferase), translated as MKYGFFDNDNREYVITRPDVPAPWTNYLGTEKFCTVISHNAGGYSFYNSPEYNRVTKFRPNGTFDRPGHYVYLRDDETGDYWSISWQPVAKSLDEASYEVRHGLSYSKFKCDYNGIEATKTLFVPKGEDAEVWDVVIKNTSDKPRVISAFSFVEFSFSHIQSDNQNHQMSLYSAGTSYNEGVIEYDLYYNTNDFEGFYYLASTFDPDSYDGQRDSFLGAYRDEANPIAVEKGQCSNSAQTCYNHCGSLHKQFTIQPGEEVRFAYVLGLGKGNGERLRQKYQDVANVDAAFQEIKDHWSERCDKFQVKSPNEGLDTMINTWTLYQAETCVVWSRFASFIEVGGRTGLGYRDTAQDAISVPHANPKMTRKRIVDLLRGQVKAGYGLHLFDPDWFDPEKADVVPSKSPTVVPTPSDDDKIHGIEDTCSDDHLWIVPTIIKYVMETGEHSFFDEVIPYADGGDATVYEHMKAALDFSAEYVGRTGICKGLRADWNDCLNLGGGESSMVSFLHFWALEEFLDLAKFRNNDADISKYSEMAANVREACETHLWDEEGGWYIRGLTKDGDKIGTAQQTEGRVHLESNTLAVLSGAVSQERGEKAMDAVDENLFSEYGLHLNSPSFSTPNDDIGFVTRVYQGVKENGAIFSHPNPWAWVAEAKLGRGDRAMKFYDALNPYNQNDMIEKRVAEPYSYVQFIMGKDHQDHGRANHPWLTGTSGWAYFAVTNFILGVRAGFEGLTIDPCIPTNWPEFSVTRQWRGATYNIQVKNPNSVSKGVQSITINGEEVNGAVPVQADGSVNNVIVIMG; from the coding sequence ATGAAATACGGCTTTTTTGATAACGATAACCGTGAATATGTAATCACACGCCCTGACGTACCAGCTCCATGGACTAACTACTTAGGCACAGAAAAATTCTGTACTGTTATTTCTCACAATGCTGGCGGTTACTCTTTTTATAACTCTCCAGAGTATAATCGTGTTACTAAATTCCGTCCAAATGGCACATTTGATCGCCCTGGACACTATGTTTACCTTCGTGATGATGAAACTGGTGATTACTGGTCAATCTCATGGCAGCCTGTTGCAAAGAGTTTAGATGAAGCAAGCTACGAAGTTCGTCACGGCCTGTCTTACTCTAAATTTAAATGTGATTACAACGGCATTGAAGCAACTAAAACCTTATTTGTTCCAAAAGGTGAAGACGCTGAAGTATGGGATGTGGTTATTAAGAATACCAGCGATAAGCCTCGTGTTATCTCTGCATTCTCTTTTGTTGAATTCTCATTCAGCCATATCCAATCAGATAACCAAAACCACCAAATGTCATTGTACTCTGCTGGTACGTCTTACAATGAAGGCGTGATCGAATACGATCTTTACTACAACACCAATGATTTTGAAGGTTTCTACTACTTAGCGTCTACGTTTGATCCTGACTCATACGATGGTCAACGTGACAGCTTCTTAGGCGCATACCGTGACGAAGCAAACCCAATTGCGGTTGAAAAAGGTCAATGCTCTAACTCAGCACAAACCTGTTACAACCATTGTGGTTCCCTTCATAAGCAATTCACTATTCAACCGGGTGAAGAAGTTCGTTTCGCTTACGTACTTGGTCTAGGCAAAGGCAACGGTGAGCGTCTACGTCAAAAATACCAAGATGTAGCTAATGTTGATGCCGCTTTCCAAGAGATTAAAGATCACTGGAGTGAGCGTTGCGATAAATTCCAAGTTAAATCACCAAACGAAGGTTTGGATACAATGATCAACACTTGGACACTATATCAAGCAGAAACTTGTGTGGTTTGGTCTCGTTTTGCTTCATTCATCGAAGTGGGTGGACGTACTGGGCTTGGTTACCGCGATACCGCTCAAGATGCGATCTCTGTACCTCACGCTAATCCAAAAATGACTCGTAAACGTATCGTAGACTTATTACGTGGCCAAGTAAAAGCCGGTTACGGTCTACACTTATTTGATCCTGACTGGTTCGATCCTGAAAAAGCAGACGTTGTTCCATCAAAATCACCAACAGTGGTTCCTACTCCATCGGATGACGATAAGATCCATGGCATTGAAGATACCTGTTCTGATGACCATTTATGGATCGTTCCGACGATCATTAAATATGTAATGGAAACCGGTGAACACTCTTTCTTTGATGAAGTGATCCCATACGCTGATGGCGGTGACGCAACAGTTTATGAGCACATGAAAGCGGCGTTAGATTTCTCTGCAGAATACGTTGGTCGTACTGGTATTTGTAAAGGTTTACGTGCTGACTGGAATGACTGTTTGAACTTAGGTGGTGGCGAATCATCAATGGTTTCATTCTTACATTTCTGGGCATTAGAAGAATTCTTAGATTTAGCTAAATTCCGTAACAATGATGCTGATATCTCTAAATACTCAGAAATGGCAGCTAACGTACGCGAAGCGTGTGAAACTCACCTTTGGGATGAAGAAGGCGGCTGGTACATTCGTGGTCTAACCAAAGATGGCGACAAAATTGGTACAGCACAGCAAACTGAAGGCCGTGTTCATCTTGAATCAAACACATTAGCGGTTTTATCTGGTGCGGTATCTCAAGAGCGCGGTGAGAAAGCGATGGATGCGGTTGATGAGAACTTATTCTCTGAATACGGTTTACACCTAAATTCACCTTCATTCTCAACACCAAATGATGACATTGGCTTTGTTACTCGTGTTTACCAAGGCGTAAAAGAGAATGGCGCGATCTTCTCTCATCCAAACCCATGGGCTTGGGTAGCCGAAGCGAAACTGGGTCGCGGTGACCGTGCAATGAAATTCTATGATGCACTAAATCCATATAACCAAAATGACATGATTGAAAAACGTGTTGCAGAACCATACTCATACGTACAGTTTATCATGGGTAAAGATCATCAAGATCATGGCCGTGCTAACCACCCTTGGTTAACAGGTACTTCTGGTTGGGCTTACTTCGCGGTAACTAATTTTATTCTTGGTGTTCGTGCTGGCTTCGAAGGCTTAACGATTGATCCTTGTATTCCAACTAATTGGCCTGAGTTCTCAGTGACTCGTCAATGGCGTGGTGCTACATACAATATTCAAGTTAAGAACCCTAACTCAGTAAGTAAAGGCGTTCAATCAATCACGATTAATGGCGAAGAAGTTAATGGCGCAGTCCCTGTTCAAGCAGACGGCAGTGTGAATAACGTTATCGTAATCATGGGTTAA
- the exoI gene encoding beta-hexosaminidase (beta-N-acetylglucosaminidase) yields MMDYRVDLVVLSEKDNLSRFGLTLHNLSDVDLHHWQFHFTIDRFIAPHSNTQGTLEQIGSFCKLIPNANQVLKANNHYYVEFSIGTAPFRFLSDGLDDAAIFITDSEKPQFLEVSISPIVLASPHTERTQIPRVAPAELSLIPKPESVQRLDGLFDLNDISLEIQTHLADGAATWLSEELQSITSKKHPINADGQIIFIANPTLDKGAYQLTVAEKVIKIKAGSNEGFTHACATLLQLINEHTLQIPCTKIKDQPRFHYRGMMLDCARHFHPLERVKRLINQLAQYKFNVFHWHLTDDEGWRVEIKAFPELTDIGAWRGPEEIIEPQYTHVAKKHGGFYSQKEIKEVIAYAEMRGITIIPEIDIPGHCRAAIKALPHLLVDKDDYSNYRSIQHYTDNVLSPAIEGTYTFIDTVLEEIAELFPAPFIHIGADEVPKGVWTDSQKCQELMEQQGYSDPVELQGHLLRHAETKLKQLGKRMLGWEEAQHGNKVSKDTVIYSWLSEEAALNCAKQGFDVVLQPGQTTYLDMAQDYAPEEPGVDWANVVPLEDAYNYEPLAELTDNDPIRKRILGIQCALWCEIINNQERMDYMIFPRLLAMSEDMWTQKQHRNWTDFLSRLNGRLPTLTRQGINFRQP; encoded by the coding sequence ATGATGGATTATCGTGTAGATCTTGTTGTTCTGTCAGAAAAAGACAATCTAAGCCGCTTTGGCTTAACGTTACACAATTTAAGCGATGTGGATCTTCATCATTGGCAATTTCATTTTACGATTGATCGCTTCATAGCTCCGCACAGTAATACACAAGGGACTTTAGAACAAATCGGTAGTTTCTGTAAGCTGATTCCAAATGCTAACCAAGTATTAAAAGCAAACAACCATTACTACGTAGAATTCAGCATTGGAACGGCCCCTTTTCGTTTTCTTTCTGATGGTCTTGATGATGCAGCGATATTTATTACCGATAGCGAAAAACCTCAATTTTTAGAGGTTTCAATCTCTCCAATAGTATTAGCATCACCACACACGGAACGCACTCAAATACCAAGAGTGGCTCCCGCTGAATTATCATTAATTCCAAAACCAGAATCAGTCCAACGTCTTGATGGTTTGTTTGATTTAAATGATATTTCACTCGAAATCCAAACTCATCTAGCAGATGGGGCTGCAACTTGGTTAAGTGAAGAGCTTCAATCAATCACATCAAAAAAACATCCTATTAATGCTGATGGCCAAATTATATTTATTGCCAACCCAACGTTAGATAAAGGGGCCTATCAACTTACCGTAGCTGAAAAAGTAATTAAAATTAAGGCAGGGTCAAATGAAGGTTTTACCCACGCTTGTGCCACATTATTGCAGCTAATAAATGAACATACTTTGCAAATCCCATGCACCAAGATTAAAGACCAACCTCGATTTCATTATCGCGGCATGATGCTTGATTGTGCTCGCCATTTTCACCCTCTTGAGCGAGTTAAAAGACTAATAAATCAATTAGCTCAATATAAATTTAATGTTTTCCATTGGCATCTAACTGATGACGAAGGCTGGCGTGTTGAAATTAAAGCGTTTCCAGAATTAACTGACATCGGAGCTTGGCGTGGGCCAGAGGAAATAATTGAACCTCAATATACTCACGTAGCAAAAAAACACGGTGGTTTTTATTCTCAGAAAGAAATAAAAGAAGTCATCGCTTATGCAGAAATGCGCGGTATTACTATTATTCCTGAAATCGATATCCCTGGACACTGCCGTGCAGCAATTAAAGCATTACCTCATTTATTAGTTGATAAAGACGATTACTCAAACTACCGCAGTATTCAACATTACACCGATAATGTTTTATCTCCGGCAATTGAAGGAACCTACACCTTTATTGACACCGTATTAGAAGAAATTGCTGAGCTATTTCCTGCTCCCTTTATTCATATTGGCGCAGATGAAGTACCAAAAGGCGTTTGGACAGACAGCCAAAAATGCCAAGAACTAATGGAACAACAAGGCTATAGCGATCCAGTAGAGCTTCAAGGCCACTTACTTCGTCATGCTGAAACAAAATTAAAGCAACTCGGCAAAAGAATGTTGGGATGGGAAGAAGCTCAACATGGTAATAAAGTCAGTAAAGATACCGTTATTTACTCTTGGTTAAGCGAAGAAGCCGCACTTAATTGTGCCAAACAGGGCTTTGATGTAGTACTTCAACCTGGTCAGACGACTTATCTAGATATGGCTCAAGATTATGCTCCTGAAGAACCTGGAGTGGATTGGGCTAATGTAGTTCCTCTTGAAGATGCATATAACTATGAACCATTAGCAGAACTTACTGATAACGACCCTATTCGTAAGCGAATTCTTGGCATTCAATGCGCGCTTTGGTGCGAAATCATCAATAACCAAGAGCGCATGGACTACATGATTTTCCCACGCCTTTTAGCAATGTCTGAAGATATGTGGACACAAAAACAACACAGAAACTGGACAGACTTTTTATCAAGGTTAAATGGACGATTACCAACCCTAACACGTCAGGGTATTAATTTCCGTCAACCATAA
- a CDS encoding glucosamine kinase has translation MSYLYVGIDGGGTSCRARIRNAQGELLGEAKSGSANILLGIEVAMDSIITAITQAAAQSKLSENDFATMHIGLALAGAEQKSAWHKFMQLKHPFASITLNTDAYGACLGAHKGKNGAIMIAGTGSCGIYIQDGQQHVVGGREFPISDQGGGAIMGLHLIQNTLLASDGIKPMTALTEHVLAHFNHDIDSIVDWSKTARPCDYGQFSPTIFALALKGDDLAIELLQQTASDIEMFLTALNKKGATQIALMGSIGERIVEWLSPSIRQYLVQPQCDAIEGGIMMAGKAEHNLF, from the coding sequence ATGAGCTATTTATATGTTGGAATTGATGGTGGTGGCACTTCTTGTCGCGCTCGTATTCGCAATGCACAAGGTGAATTATTAGGTGAAGCGAAAAGCGGCAGTGCCAATATCTTATTAGGTATTGAAGTTGCAATGGATTCAATCATTACTGCGATTACCCAAGCGGCAGCACAAAGTAAATTATCAGAAAATGATTTTGCCACAATGCACATTGGCCTTGCCCTTGCTGGTGCAGAGCAAAAATCAGCTTGGCATAAATTTATGCAATTGAAACACCCTTTTGCCTCAATAACATTAAACACAGATGCTTACGGCGCATGTTTAGGTGCCCATAAAGGTAAAAATGGAGCAATCATGATAGCTGGAACTGGCTCTTGTGGTATCTACATCCAAGATGGTCAACAGCATGTTGTTGGCGGTCGAGAGTTTCCAATATCAGACCAAGGTGGTGGCGCAATTATGGGCCTTCATTTAATTCAAAATACGCTTTTGGCTTCTGATGGTATAAAACCTATGACAGCTCTAACCGAGCATGTATTAGCGCATTTTAATCATGACATCGATAGTATTGTTGATTGGTCTAAAACGGCTCGCCCATGCGATTACGGACAGTTCTCTCCAACTATCTTCGCTCTTGCGTTAAAAGGGGATGATCTTGCTATTGAGTTGTTACAACAAACAGCCAGCGATATAGAAATGTTCTTAACGGCTTTAAATAAGAAAGGCGCAACACAAATTGCGTTAATGGGAAGTATTGGTGAGCGCATTGTTGAGTGGTTATCCCCTTCTATTCGCCAATATTTAGTACAACCACAGTGTGATGCGATTGAAGGTGGCATCATGATGGCAGGAAAAGCAGAACATAACCTGTTCTAG
- a CDS encoding putative endochitinase has translation MQLLTNHIGYEFNGPKSAVLLTDTPLNKELLGKIVCTQTQQVKHQFSISSSLQVAHWHQGYFSEIHFSDFTEHGEFTLVIDEITSHPFTIGTDLLMKNTFSDVLHYFKSQRCSGIFDNQDKKASVLNSNETVDVHGGWYDASGDVSKYFSHLSYANYLNPQQIPMVVWNMLKGLELTQNLSSFAAFSRTRLTEEALFGADFLVRMQNPAGFFYMTVFDKWSKDINQRDICAYATQEGLKSDDYQAGFRQGGGIAIAALAAAARLDIDGEFTSENYLDAAVKGYWHLKEHNLNYLNNGEENIIDEYCALLAVIELFKTTQDNTFLLEARSWAERLSARQQSDEQQSNFWSATQNGERPYFHAAEAGLPAIALSQYLEIETDNSRKAHTQLIINQTVEFELTISSETFNPFGYPRQYVKPVNDEKRSAFFVAHDNESGYWWQGENARLGSLASMSYLVLPHITCADIKQKLEIFAQNNLNWVLGLNPYDMCMLDGHGHNNPDYLPHLGFFNAKGGVCNGITGGFDDEEDIAFNPAPHGEDMLQNWRWGEQWIPHGAWYLLAIMTQSSYQAKLGE, from the coding sequence ATGCAACTGTTAACAAACCACATTGGCTATGAATTTAATGGCCCTAAGTCAGCCGTCTTATTGACTGACACACCTCTTAATAAAGAGCTATTAGGGAAAATTGTTTGTACTCAAACACAACAGGTAAAACATCAGTTTTCTATTTCTTCATCGCTCCAAGTTGCACATTGGCACCAAGGATACTTTTCAGAAATCCATTTTTCTGATTTTACTGAGCATGGTGAATTTACTTTAGTGATTGATGAGATAACTTCCCATCCCTTCACTATCGGTACTGATTTATTAATGAAAAATACCTTTTCTGATGTTTTGCATTATTTTAAATCTCAACGCTGCAGCGGAATTTTTGATAATCAGGATAAAAAAGCCTCGGTGTTAAACAGTAATGAAACCGTCGATGTTCATGGTGGTTGGTACGACGCGTCTGGTGATGTAAGTAAATACTTCAGTCACCTTTCTTACGCTAATTACTTAAACCCTCAACAAATTCCAATGGTTGTTTGGAATATGCTGAAAGGGCTTGAATTAACTCAAAACCTATCGAGTTTTGCTGCATTCTCTCGCACCCGTCTCACGGAAGAGGCATTGTTTGGTGCTGACTTTTTAGTTCGAATGCAAAATCCGGCAGGTTTCTTTTACATGACCGTATTTGATAAGTGGAGTAAAGATATCAATCAACGTGATATCTGTGCTTACGCAACTCAAGAGGGTCTTAAATCTGATGATTACCAAGCAGGTTTCCGTCAAGGTGGAGGCATCGCAATTGCAGCTCTTGCTGCTGCTGCTCGCTTAGATATTGATGGTGAATTTACTAGTGAAAACTATTTAGACGCAGCGGTAAAAGGTTATTGGCACCTAAAAGAACATAACCTTAATTATTTAAATAATGGCGAAGAGAATATTATTGATGAATATTGTGCTCTTCTTGCTGTTATCGAGCTGTTCAAAACAACTCAAGATAATACCTTTTTACTAGAAGCTCGTTCATGGGCAGAAAGATTATCGGCTCGCCAACAAAGTGATGAGCAGCAAAGCAACTTTTGGTCTGCAACTCAAAATGGCGAACGTCCTTATTTCCATGCAGCAGAAGCGGGTCTTCCTGCGATTGCACTATCTCAATACTTAGAAATAGAAACTGACAATAGCCGTAAAGCTCATACTCAATTAATTATCAACCAAACTGTTGAATTTGAATTAACGATCTCCTCAGAAACATTCAATCCATTTGGTTACCCAAGACAATACGTTAAGCCCGTTAATGACGAAAAACGCAGTGCCTTTTTTGTTGCTCATGACAATGAGTCTGGCTACTGGTGGCAAGGAGAGAATGCTCGCCTAGGTTCTTTAGCTAGCATGAGCTATTTAGTCCTACCTCATATTACTTGTGCTGATATTAAACAGAAATTAGAGATCTTTGCTCAGAATAATTTGAACTGGGTATTAGGATTAAATCCTTATGATATGTGTATGTTAGATGGCCATGGTCATAACAACCCTGATTACCTTCCTCATCTTGGTTTTTTTAATGCTAAAGGTGGTGTTTGTAATGGCATTACTGGTGGTTTTGATGATGAAGAAGATATCGCTTTCAATCCTGCACCACACGGTGAAGATATGCTACAAAACTGGCGTTGGGGTGAACAATGGATCCCTCACGGCGCATGGTATTTATTAGCAATTATGACTCAATCATCTTACCAAGCGAAACTAGGAGAATAG
- a CDS encoding (GlcNAc)2 ABC transporter, ATP-binding protein: MSKAFGELLIEGKNLVKDFPVSSNALKNPMMRAINDVSFKMYKSRGLAVVGESGSGKSTTAKMIAKMYAPTDGVIQYKGRDIQDIVKKNDLMKYREGVQMVWQDPFGSLNPTHNIFHHIARPLLIHKKVTPGNKKELEERVYDLLEQVGLIPPKETAEKYPHQLSGGQRQRVNLARNIAVGAEVVLADEPTSMLDVSIRAGVLNLMEEMKFEKEMSLLYITHDIATARYIAEDLAVMYVGHMVEWGDTDEIIHDPQHPYTQLLVSAVPDPSKSIHTKLKGNKGEIPLWTPESAGCPFAGRCTHVTEKCKERMPGVTKLSDNHFVRCYLYEN; the protein is encoded by the coding sequence ATGAGCAAAGCATTTGGCGAACTACTGATTGAAGGTAAAAATCTAGTTAAAGATTTCCCTGTAAGTAGCAACGCACTTAAAAACCCAATGATGCGAGCAATCAACGACGTATCATTCAAAATGTATAAAAGTCGTGGCCTTGCTGTGGTTGGTGAATCAGGTTCTGGTAAATCCACCACCGCAAAAATGATCGCAAAAATGTACGCACCAACAGACGGCGTTATCCAATATAAAGGCCGTGATATTCAAGATATCGTTAAGAAAAATGATCTCATGAAATATCGTGAAGGCGTACAAATGGTATGGCAAGACCCGTTTGGATCTTTAAATCCAACCCATAATATTTTCCATCATATTGCCCGTCCTCTTCTTATCCATAAGAAAGTGACTCCTGGTAATAAAAAGGAACTTGAAGAACGTGTTTACGATCTTCTAGAACAAGTCGGTTTAATCCCACCAAAAGAGACGGCAGAAAAATATCCGCATCAGCTTTCAGGTGGTCAGCGCCAACGTGTAAACCTTGCTCGTAATATTGCAGTAGGTGCTGAAGTTGTTCTTGCTGATGAACCGACATCAATGCTTGATGTTTCTATCCGTGCAGGTGTTCTTAACCTAATGGAAGAGATGAAGTTTGAGAAAGAAATGTCTCTACTTTACATCACGCACGATATCGCAACCGCTCGTTATATCGCAGAAGATCTCGCGGTAATGTACGTGGGGCACATGGTTGAATGGGGCGACACTGATGAAATCATTCACGATCCTCAGCACCCATATACACAGCTATTAGTGTCAGCGGTACCCGATCCAAGCAAATCGATCCACACCAAGTTGAAAGGTAATAAAGGGGAAATCCCTCTTTGGACACCAGAATCAGCAGGTTGCCCATTTGCAGGTCGTTGTACTCATGTAACAGAAAAATGTAAAGAACGCATGCCTGGCGTAACAAAACTGTCAGACAACCATTTTGTTCGTTGTTATTTGTACGAAAATTAA